A genomic segment from Streptomyces antibioticus encodes:
- the leuS gene encoding leucine--tRNA ligase — protein sequence MSETNPAATAEVAAPHRYTAAMAAEIEARWQDFWDAEGTYAAPNPTGDLAGDPAVVARPEKFIMDMFPYPSGAGLHVGHPLGYIATDVFARYQRMTGHNVLHTLGFDAFGLPAEQHAVQTGEHPRVTTEAAIANMKSQLRRLGLGHDKRRSFATIDPDYYKWTQWIFLQIFDSWYDDEADKARPISELIAQFESGERGVPGGRPWNELSGAERADVLGGYRLAYASDSPVNWCPGLGTVLANEEVTADGRSERGNFPVFKAKLRQWNMRITAYADRLLDDLDALDWPEAIKLQQRNWIGRSEGARVRFPIDGEDITVFTTRPDTLFGATYMVLAPEHPLVDKFTPDTWPEGTRDAWTGGHASPAEAVAAYRAQAASKSDVERQAEAKDKTGVFIGAHATNPVNGERIPVFIADYVLMGYGTGAIMAVPAGDQRDFEFARAFELPITCIVETTDGRGTDTSTWENAFGSYDAKIINSSNDDISLDGLAVADAKARVTEWLERKGIGEGTVNFRLRDWLFSRQRYWGEPFPIVYDEDGVAHALPASMLPLELPEVEDYSPRTFDPDDADSRPETPLSRNEDWVHVTLDLGDGPKRYRRETNTMPNWAGSCWYELRYLDPHNSERLVDPEIERYWMGPREDAPLGGVDLYVGGAEHAVLHLLYARFWSKVLFDLGHVSSAEPFHKLFNQGMIQAYVYRDSRGFPAPAAEIEERDGGFWYAGEPVRREMGKMGKSLKNAVTPEAICAEYGADTLRLYEMAMGPLDVSRPWDTRAVVGQYRLLQRLWRNVVDEATGEVTVVDTEPDETTLRALHKAIDGVRQDLEGLRFNTAIAKITELNNHLTKAGAPVPRTVAEDLVLLVAPLAPHIAEELWRKLGHTDSVVHQDLPVADPAYVVDESVTCVVQIKGKVKARLEVSPAISDEELEKVALADENVVKALGGAGIRKVIVRAPKLVNIVPA from the coding sequence ATGAGCGAGACGAACCCCGCTGCCACTGCCGAGGTGGCCGCGCCGCACCGCTACACGGCGGCCATGGCCGCCGAGATCGAGGCACGCTGGCAGGACTTCTGGGACGCCGAGGGCACCTACGCCGCCCCCAATCCCACGGGTGACCTGGCCGGCGACCCCGCGGTCGTCGCCCGCCCCGAGAAGTTCATCATGGACATGTTCCCGTACCCCTCCGGTGCGGGCCTGCACGTCGGCCACCCGCTGGGCTACATCGCGACCGACGTCTTCGCCCGCTACCAGCGGATGACCGGCCACAACGTCCTGCACACCCTGGGCTTCGACGCCTTCGGCCTGCCCGCCGAGCAGCACGCCGTACAGACCGGCGAGCACCCGCGCGTGACCACCGAAGCGGCCATCGCCAACATGAAGTCCCAGCTCCGCCGGCTGGGCCTGGGCCACGACAAGCGCCGCTCGTTCGCCACGATCGACCCGGACTACTACAAGTGGACCCAGTGGATCTTCCTGCAGATCTTCGACTCCTGGTACGACGACGAGGCGGACAAGGCCCGCCCGATCTCCGAGCTGATCGCCCAGTTCGAGTCCGGTGAGCGCGGTGTGCCCGGCGGCCGCCCCTGGAACGAACTGAGCGGCGCCGAGCGCGCCGACGTCCTGGGCGGCTACCGCCTGGCCTACGCCTCCGACTCGCCGGTCAACTGGTGCCCCGGCCTGGGCACCGTGCTGGCCAACGAGGAGGTCACCGCCGACGGCCGCTCCGAGCGCGGCAACTTCCCCGTCTTCAAGGCCAAGCTGCGCCAGTGGAACATGCGCATCACCGCCTACGCGGACCGCCTGCTCGACGACCTGGACGCGCTGGACTGGCCCGAGGCCATCAAGCTCCAGCAGCGCAACTGGATCGGCCGCTCCGAGGGCGCCCGGGTGCGCTTCCCGATCGACGGCGAGGACATCACCGTCTTCACCACCCGCCCCGACACCCTGTTCGGCGCGACCTACATGGTGCTGGCCCCCGAGCACCCGCTGGTCGACAAGTTCACCCCGGACACCTGGCCCGAGGGCACCCGCGACGCGTGGACGGGCGGGCACGCGAGCCCGGCCGAGGCCGTCGCCGCGTACCGCGCGCAGGCCGCGTCCAAGTCCGACGTCGAGCGGCAGGCCGAGGCCAAGGACAAGACCGGTGTCTTCATCGGCGCCCACGCCACCAACCCGGTCAACGGCGAGCGGATCCCGGTCTTCATCGCCGACTACGTCCTGATGGGCTACGGCACCGGCGCCATCATGGCCGTCCCGGCCGGCGACCAGCGCGACTTCGAGTTCGCCCGCGCCTTCGAGCTGCCGATCACCTGCATCGTCGAGACCACCGACGGCCGCGGCACGGACACCTCCACCTGGGAGAACGCCTTCGGGTCCTACGACGCGAAGATCATCAACTCCTCCAACGACGACATCTCCCTGGACGGCCTGGCCGTCGCCGACGCCAAGGCCCGTGTCACCGAGTGGCTGGAGCGCAAGGGCATCGGCGAGGGCACCGTCAACTTCCGGCTGCGCGACTGGCTGTTCAGCCGCCAGCGCTACTGGGGCGAGCCCTTCCCGATCGTCTACGACGAGGACGGCGTCGCCCACGCGCTGCCCGCGTCGATGCTGCCCCTGGAGCTGCCGGAGGTCGAGGACTACTCGCCGCGCACCTTCGACCCGGACGACGCCGACTCCCGCCCCGAGACCCCGCTCTCGCGCAACGAGGACTGGGTCCACGTCACCCTGGACCTGGGCGACGGCCCCAAGCGCTACCGGCGCGAGACCAACACCATGCCCAACTGGGCCGGTTCCTGCTGGTACGAACTGCGCTACCTGGACCCGCACAACAGCGAGCGCCTGGTCGACCCGGAGATCGAGCGCTACTGGATGGGCCCGCGCGAGGACGCGCCGCTCGGCGGTGTCGACCTGTACGTCGGCGGCGCCGAACACGCCGTGCTGCACCTGCTGTACGCGCGCTTCTGGTCCAAGGTGCTGTTCGACCTGGGCCACGTCTCGTCGGCCGAGCCGTTCCACAAGCTGTTCAACCAGGGCATGATCCAGGCCTACGTCTACCGCGACAGCCGGGGCTTCCCGGCGCCGGCCGCCGAGATCGAGGAGCGCGACGGCGGCTTCTGGTACGCGGGCGAGCCGGTCAGGCGCGAGATGGGCAAGATGGGCAAGTCCCTGAAGAACGCCGTGACCCCGGAGGCGATCTGCGCCGAGTACGGCGCGGACACCCTGCGCCTGTACGAGATGGCGATGGGCCCGCTGGACGTCTCGCGCCCCTGGGACACGCGCGCGGTCGTCGGCCAGTACCGGCTGCTCCAGCGGCTGTGGCGCAATGTCGTCGACGAGGCCACCGGCGAGGTCACCGTCGTCGACACCGAGCCCGACGAGACGACGCTGCGCGCCCTGCACAAGGCGATCGACGGAGTGCGCCAGGACCTGGAGGGCCTGCGCTTCAACACCGCCATCGCCAAGATCACCGAGCTGAACAACCACCTGACCAAGGCGGGCGCCCCGGTGCCGCGCACGGTCGCCGAGGACCTGGTGCTGCTGGTCGCGCCGCTGGCCCCGCACATCGCCGAGGAGCTGTGGCGCAAGCTGGGCCACACCGACTCGGTCGTCCACCAGGACCTGCCGGTCGCCGACCCGGCGTACGTCGTGGACGAGAGCGTGACCTGCGTCGTCCAGATCAAGGGCAAGGTCAAGGCGCGCCTGGAGGTGTCGCCCGCCATCTCCGACGAGGAGCTGGAGAAGGTGGCGCTGGCCGACGAGAACGTCGTCAAGGCGCTGGGCGGCGCGGGGATCCGCAAGGTGATCGTGCGGGCGCCGAAGCTGGTGAACATCGTGCCGGCGTGA
- a CDS encoding cytochrome b/b6 domain-containing protein, whose translation MNPLRTNSSLPKPGRSAYGVASAAVLVLIPVIVLVGGDQFQAFLNFGAGVLSLVSLSCSVIWGLFAQDRIFLNTRQRIIGQAVHRTTAVASIAFLLLHITTKIALDHTELIGALIPFSLGVTGIGGLIGLGSLAGLLMIFVGITGALRNHFAAPAEVAARWRAMHMLAYPAWCAALIHGLYAGRLAKPIFFILYGLCLVGVMGALALRAAPRPVKRQLADRINTILGGSPERSAMDGLEASRARRAEGGGSGRRSESERGGSGSSALPGYESSGRSAGSGPAASPLFDNPAGAESANGFAAAYRAVNTPNPQQPYAGAGAGADQTAQMNAQFDTQATAAMPRVDNGGSTSGSWPIPSPPPVGEAPRSVYDPLQDTGFNIPVYGNTGTIPVVGGDVYNTGETNAQYGAYNSNDTYNSGPANEPSPGQSYDSPGSGEPWNTPSGGYR comes from the coding sequence ATGAACCCTCTTCGCACCAACAGCTCGCTCCCCAAGCCGGGTCGGTCGGCCTACGGGGTGGCGTCGGCTGCCGTCCTGGTCCTCATACCCGTGATCGTGCTGGTCGGAGGTGACCAGTTCCAGGCGTTCCTGAACTTCGGCGCGGGCGTACTGTCCCTCGTCTCACTGAGCTGTTCGGTGATCTGGGGTCTGTTCGCCCAGGACCGGATCTTCCTCAACACACGTCAGCGGATCATCGGCCAGGCGGTCCACCGGACGACCGCCGTGGCGTCGATCGCGTTCCTGCTGCTGCACATCACCACCAAGATCGCCCTGGACCACACCGAACTGATCGGGGCGCTCATCCCGTTCTCGCTCGGGGTCACCGGCATCGGCGGTCTGATCGGCCTGGGCTCCCTGGCCGGCCTGCTGATGATCTTCGTGGGCATCACGGGCGCGCTGCGCAACCACTTCGCCGCACCGGCCGAGGTCGCGGCCCGCTGGCGCGCGATGCACATGCTGGCCTATCCGGCCTGGTGCGCCGCGCTCATCCACGGACTCTACGCGGGTCGCCTCGCCAAGCCGATCTTCTTCATCCTGTACGGCCTGTGCCTGGTGGGCGTGATGGGCGCCCTCGCGCTGCGCGCCGCCCCGCGCCCGGTCAAGCGGCAGCTCGCGGACCGCATCAACACCATCCTGGGCGGCTCCCCGGAGCGCTCCGCCATGGACGGCCTGGAGGCGTCACGCGCGCGTAGGGCCGAGGGCGGCGGCTCCGGGCGCAGGTCCGAGTCCGAGAGGGGCGGCTCCGGCAGTTCCGCCCTGCCCGGCTACGAGAGCAGCGGCCGCTCGGCCGGCTCCGGCCCGGCGGCCTCCCCGCTGTTCGACAACCCGGCCGGCGCGGAGTCCGCGAACGGCTTCGCGGCCGCCTACCGCGCCGTCAACACTCCGAACCCGCAGCAGCCGTACGCGGGAGCCGGTGCCGGCGCCGACCAGACCGCCCAGATGAACGCCCAGTTCGACACGCAGGCCACCGCGGCGATGCCGCGCGTGGACAACGGCGGCAGCACCTCGGGAAGCTGGCCGATCCCGTCCCCGCCGCCGGTCGGCGAGGCGCCCCGGTCCGTCTACGACCCGCTCCAGGACACGGGATTCAACATCCCGGTCTATGGCAATACGGGCACCATCCCGGTCGTGGGAGGTGATGTGTACAACACCGGTGAGACGAACGCCCAGTACGGCGCGTACAACTCGAACGACACGTACAACAGCGGTCCCGCCAATGAACCATCCCCCGGCCAGTCCTACGACTCGCCGGGT